The proteins below are encoded in one region of Avibacterium volantium:
- a CDS encoding winged helix-turn-helix transcriptional regulator, which translates to MKEKEKKLPDCEVEITLMMMSERWRVLIIRELLSGTKRFGELKKTLNGISQKVLTANLRAMETQGLLTRKVYAEVPPRVEYTLTEDGKSLKSVLTAMAVWGEHYRQKYQEK; encoded by the coding sequence ATGAAAGAAAAAGAGAAAAAATTACCTGATTGTGAAGTAGAAATTACCTTAATGATGATGAGTGAACGCTGGCGTGTGTTAATTATTCGTGAACTATTATCTGGCACAAAGCGTTTTGGGGAATTGAAAAAAACCTTAAATGGCATTTCGCAAAAAGTGCTAACAGCGAATTTAAGAGCAATGGAAACGCAAGGATTATTAACGCGGAAAGTCTATGCAGAAGTGCCACCAAGAGTGGAATATACACTGACAGAAGACGGCAAAAGCCTAAAAAGCGTGCTGACAGCAATGGCGGTGTGGGGTGAGCATTATCGTCAAAAATATCAAGAGAAATAA
- the grxB gene encoding glutaredoxin 2 — translation MKLYVYDHCPFCVRARMIFGLKNLPVEEQVLLSDDEATPVALIGKKMAPILIKEDGTAMPESLDIVHYVDQNYGDLLLPDDDVRSDLQAWMQAVSRYYNHLLLPRFVKLGLPEFATQSAVDYFVKKKTESIGDFAENLANSAQYIEKLQQDFTALEYLILSENGANDQLSMEDILLFPMLRNLTCVKGLNFPPKTRAYVETMAKLAQVELYFDKAV, via the coding sequence ATGAAATTATACGTTTATGATCATTGTCCATTCTGCGTGCGTGCCAGAATGATTTTTGGCTTGAAAAATTTGCCAGTGGAAGAGCAAGTGTTATTGAGTGATGACGAAGCCACGCCAGTCGCACTCATCGGCAAAAAAATGGCACCAATTTTGATTAAAGAAGACGGCACGGCAATGCCAGAAAGTTTGGATATTGTCCATTATGTGGATCAAAATTATGGTGATCTGTTGTTGCCAGATGATGATGTGCGTAGCGATCTGCAAGCGTGGATGCAGGCAGTGAGCCGTTATTATAACCATCTTTTATTACCGCGTTTTGTGAAATTAGGCTTACCTGAATTTGCTACCCAAAGTGCGGTGGATTATTTCGTTAAAAAGAAAACGGAAAGTATTGGTGATTTCGCCGAAAATCTGGCAAATTCTGCCCAATATATCGAAAAATTACAGCAAGATTTCACCGCACTTGAGTATTTGATTTTGTCAGAAAATGGCGCAAATGATCAGCTTTCTATGGAAGATATTTTGCTTTTCCCAATGCTGCGTAATCTCACTTGTGTGAAAGGGCTGAATTTCCCGCCGAAAACACGGGCTTATGTGGAAACAATGGCGAAATTAGCTCAAGTGGAATTATATTTCGATAAAGCGGTTTAA
- the thrS gene encoding threonine--tRNA ligase, with translation MPIITLPDGSQRQFDKPVTVLEVAQDIGAGLAKATIAGRVNGERRDACDLIDQDANLEIITAKDEDGLEIIRHSCAHLLGHAIKQLFPDVKMAIGPTIENGFYYDVDLDRSLTQEDLDAIEKRMHELAKTNYDVVKKRVSWQEARDTFEQRGEPYKMAILDENIEKTATPALYHHQEYIDMCRGPHVPNMRFCHNFKLQKVAGAYWRGDSKNKMLQRIYGTAWADKKQLAAYLQRLEEAAKRDHRKIGKALDLYHMQEEAPGMVFWHNDGWTIFRELETFVRTKLKEYDYQEVKGPFMMDRVLWEKTGHWQNYGDLMFTTSSENREYAIKPMNCPGHVQIFNQGLKSYRDLPIRMAEFGSCHRNEPSGSLHGLMRVRGFTQDDAHIFCTEDQIESEVTSCIRMVYDIYSTFGFNNIQVKLSTRPEKRIGSDEMWDRAEQGLANALKHNGLEYEIQEGEGAFYGPKIEFALRDSLDREWQCGTIQLDFALPGRLNASYVAEDNDRKTPVMIHRAILGSLERFIGIITEDYAGFFPPWLAPTQAVVMNITDSQADYVKDVVKALSDAGLRAKADLRNEKIGFKIREHTLKRVPYMLVCGDKEIAEGKIAVRTRKGADLGTFTVAEFTEILKNQVKNRELKLLGELGQD, from the coding sequence ATGCCAATTATTACTTTACCCGATGGCTCACAGCGCCAATTTGATAAACCCGTTACTGTGCTTGAAGTGGCACAGGATATTGGTGCAGGTTTAGCCAAGGCGACCATCGCTGGGCGTGTGAACGGTGAACGCCGTGATGCGTGCGATCTGATTGATCAAGATGCCAATTTAGAAATCATCACCGCAAAAGATGAAGACGGATTAGAAATTATTCGCCACTCTTGCGCGCATTTATTAGGACACGCGATTAAACAGCTTTTCCCTGATGTGAAAATGGCGATCGGGCCAACCATTGAAAACGGTTTCTATTATGACGTGGATTTAGACCGCTCTTTAACGCAAGAAGATCTTGATGCCATTGAAAAAAGAATGCACGAGCTGGCAAAAACCAACTATGACGTGGTGAAAAAACGAGTAAGTTGGCAAGAAGCAAGAGATACGTTTGAACAGCGCGGTGAGCCGTATAAAATGGCAATTTTAGATGAAAACATCGAAAAAACCGCAACGCCAGCGCTTTATCATCACCAAGAATATATTGATATGTGTCGTGGGCCGCACGTGCCAAATATGCGTTTTTGTCATAACTTTAAATTACAAAAAGTGGCGGGTGCATACTGGCGTGGCGACAGCAAAAACAAGATGTTACAGCGTATTTACGGCACAGCGTGGGCGGATAAAAAACAATTGGCGGCCTATTTGCAACGTTTAGAAGAAGCGGCAAAACGCGATCACCGTAAAATTGGTAAAGCCCTTGATCTTTATCATATGCAAGAAGAAGCACCAGGGATGGTGTTCTGGCACAATGACGGTTGGACGATTTTCCGTGAGCTTGAAACCTTCGTGCGTACCAAATTAAAAGAGTACGATTATCAAGAAGTAAAAGGCCCATTTATGATGGATCGTGTGTTATGGGAAAAAACAGGCCACTGGCAAAACTACGGTGATTTAATGTTTACGACTTCATCAGAAAACCGTGAATATGCTATTAAGCCAATGAACTGCCCTGGACACGTGCAAATTTTTAACCAAGGCTTGAAATCTTATCGCGATCTGCCAATTCGTATGGCGGAATTTGGTTCGTGCCACCGTAATGAGCCATCAGGTTCATTGCACGGTTTAATGCGTGTACGCGGTTTTACTCAAGATGATGCGCATATTTTCTGTACCGAAGATCAAATTGAAAGCGAAGTAACTAGTTGTATCCGTATGGTTTACGATATTTACAGCACCTTTGGTTTCAACAATATTCAAGTAAAACTTTCTACTCGTCCAGAAAAACGCATCGGTTCTGATGAAATGTGGGACAGAGCAGAGCAAGGCTTAGCCAACGCCTTAAAACACAATGGCTTAGAATACGAAATTCAAGAGGGCGAAGGGGCATTCTATGGGCCGAAAATTGAATTTGCCTTGCGTGATAGCCTTGATCGTGAATGGCAATGTGGCACAATCCAGCTTGATTTCGCCTTACCGGGTCGTTTAAATGCCTCTTATGTGGCAGAAGACAATGATCGCAAAACGCCAGTGATGATCCACCGTGCGATTTTAGGTTCATTAGAGCGTTTTATCGGTATTATTACCGAAGATTACGCTGGCTTCTTCCCACCTTGGCTTGCACCAACCCAAGCGGTGGTGATGAACATTACCGACAGCCAAGCGGATTATGTGAAAGACGTGGTGAAAGCTCTTTCTGACGCAGGCTTGCGTGCCAAAGCGGATTTACGCAATGAAAAAATCGGCTTTAAAATCCGTGAACACACCTTAAAACGCGTACCTTATATGTTAGTTTGTGGCGATAAAGAAATTGCCGAGGGCAAAATCGCCGTGCGTACTCGTAAAGGCGCTGATTTAGGCACGTTCACCGTGGCAGAATTCACTGAAATTCTGAAAAACCAAGTGAAAAACCGCGAGTTAAAATTGCTAGGTGAGCTTGGACAAGATTAA
- a CDS encoding fructosamine kinase family protein: MWKSISQVLAEHLGAYYFIKQKRKVHTGEMHEAWIIDDGIQPVFVKINEKSYRSMFRAEADQLELLAKTGTIQVPQVYGVGCSQNHSFLLLEALPFSEPNAQSMAQFGTQLANLHQWGNAEHYGLDFDTWLGPVYQPNGWSDNWAKFFSEQRIGWQLQICKEKGLAFTDIDKLVAVVAKGLAKHQPKPALLHGNLWIENCAVANGQPFTYDPACYWGDHECDLAFSELFQPFPETFYQNYHRTLPIDEGYAQRKPLYQLYYLLNFSHRFSAHYVALTNAIIEKILKGNL; encoded by the coding sequence ATGTGGAAATCAATTTCTCAAGTTTTAGCCGAACATCTTGGTGCATATTATTTTATCAAGCAAAAACGCAAAGTGCATACTGGCGAAATGCACGAAGCTTGGATTATTGATGATGGAATCCAGCCCGTTTTTGTGAAAATTAATGAAAAATCCTACCGCTCTATGTTTCGTGCCGAAGCCGATCAGCTGGAATTACTAGCCAAAACAGGGACGATTCAAGTACCGCAAGTTTACGGCGTAGGCTGTTCACAAAACCACAGTTTTTTACTGCTCGAAGCTCTTCCTTTCAGCGAACCTAACGCGCAATCAATGGCACAATTTGGCACGCAATTAGCCAACTTGCACCAATGGGGCAATGCCGAGCATTATGGGCTCGATTTTGACACTTGGCTTGGGCCGGTTTATCAGCCAAATGGTTGGTCGGATAATTGGGCGAAATTTTTCAGCGAACAACGTATTGGCTGGCAATTACAGATCTGTAAAGAGAAAGGTTTAGCGTTTACTGATATTGATAAATTAGTCGCCGTTGTCGCCAAAGGGCTAGCTAAACATCAGCCAAAACCGGCCTTGTTGCACGGCAATCTTTGGATTGAAAACTGTGCTGTGGCAAATGGTCAACCTTTTACTTACGATCCTGCCTGTTACTGGGGTGATCACGAGTGTGATCTGGCATTTAGTGAATTATTCCAACCGTTTCCTGAAACATTCTATCAAAATTATCACCGCACTTTGCCGATTGACGAAGGCTATGCGCAACGCAAACCGCTTTATCAGCTTTATTATTTGTTAAATTTTAGTCATCGCTTTTCTGCTCATTATGTGGCGCTCACCAACGCGATCATTGAAAAAATACTCAAGGGGAATCTATGA
- a CDS encoding NAD(P)H-binding protein translates to MKVAVIGANGKAGRLIVAEAVARGLEVTAVVRGENHSTAQQVLKKDLFDLTKADLAGFNVVIDAFAAWTPETLPQHSTSLAHLCDILAGTKVRLLVVGGVICPQKVRLYSNLIQGLSSVFHRA, encoded by the coding sequence ATGAAAGTCGCAGTAATTGGTGCAAATGGAAAAGCAGGGCGTTTGATCGTAGCTGAAGCAGTAGCGCGTGGTTTAGAGGTTACCGCAGTGGTACGCGGTGAAAATCACAGCACGGCACAACAAGTGCTTAAAAAAGATTTGTTTGATTTAACCAAAGCAGATCTTGCAGGCTTTAATGTGGTAATTGATGCTTTTGCTGCGTGGACGCCAGAAACTTTACCACAACATAGCACATCGCTTGCCCATTTATGTGATATTTTGGCGGGAACAAAGGTGCGTTTGCTTGTTGTAGGCGGAGTGATCTGCCCCCAAAAAGTTAGACTATATTCTAATTTAATTCAAGGACTGAGTTCTGTATTCCACAGGGCTTAG
- a CDS encoding NAD(P)-dependent oxidoreductase, which yields MFSPTFGVQIRAGSLYTDASLAVQLVDTPDFPAEYKPLAQAMAQALAELRKRDDVQWTYLSPAAVFDPEGAKTGAYRLAGEVFSVNEKGESYVSYADYAIAMIDEALNGKHIRERISVLS from the coding sequence TTGTTTAGTCCAACTTTTGGGGTGCAGATCAGAGCAGGTAGCCTTTATACTGATGCTAGCCTAGCCGTACAACTTGTTGATACGCCAGATTTCCCAGCAGAATATAAACCTTTAGCTCAAGCAATGGCACAGGCATTGGCAGAATTGCGTAAGCGTGATGATGTGCAATGGACTTATCTTAGCCCTGCAGCGGTGTTCGATCCTGAAGGGGCAAAAACAGGCGCATACCGATTGGCTGGAGAAGTGTTCAGTGTAAATGAAAAAGGCGAAAGCTATGTGAGCTATGCCGATTATGCCATTGCGATGATTGATGAAGCATTGAATGGCAAACACATTCGCGAACGCATTTCGGTGTTATCGTAA
- a CDS encoding nitric-oxide reductase large subunit, with the protein MGQYKKLWYTLIVVLIGAFSILGYFGVDIYREAPPIPEKYVNANGETLITKQDILQGQTAWQTTGGMQLGSIWGHGAYQAPDWTADWLHRELTNWLDITAQKEFGKNFDALDDDQKAVLQSRLTREYRGSKVENGAVQLSDTRQQAIEKTAQYYISLYGDDPQFKLTRDHFAMKDNTLPALSDRQDLTKFFFWTAWTASANRPNTDATYTNNWPHEPLINNVPTAENIMWSIASIVFLILGIGMMVWVWAFKKKEDEKDPTPDVVDPLTKIQLTPSQKALGKYLFTVVALFIAQVTFGTIVAHYTVEGQDFYGIPLSEYLPYSLIRTWHVQSALFWIAMAFLAGGLFLAPIINGGKDPKYQKLGVDILFWALVVLVVGSFTGSYLAIAHQIPKELSFMFGHQGYEFIDLGRFWQAVKYAGILFWLVLMLRGTINAFKQPGDKNLLALFFASVIAIGLFYGPALFYGEHTHLSVMEYWRWWVVHLWVEGFFEVFSVAALSFIFVSLGLVSRRTATVSTIASASIFLIGGIPGTFHHLYFAGATTPIIAVGASFSALEVVPLVLLGYEAWEHWSMQQKAPWMERLKWPIYCFVAVAFWNMLGAGVFGFLINPPISLYYVQGLNTTAVHAHAALFGVYGFLALGFVFLIVRYLRPSIQFDDKLMKFGFWSLNIGLVVMIISSLLPIGVIQAHANMVHGLWYARGEEFMQQDLFVTLRWVRILGDVIFGLGALAFFWQMVKMVFARQK; encoded by the coding sequence ATGGGGCAATACAAAAAGCTCTGGTACACCCTAATTGTGGTGCTTATCGGTGCATTTTCTATTCTCGGTTATTTTGGAGTGGATATTTATCGTGAAGCACCACCCATTCCAGAAAAATATGTCAATGCCAATGGCGAAACCTTGATAACTAAACAAGATATTTTGCAAGGCCAAACGGCGTGGCAAACAACGGGGGGAATGCAACTTGGTTCAATTTGGGGACACGGCGCTTACCAAGCCCCCGATTGGACGGCAGACTGGTTACACCGAGAACTCACCAATTGGTTAGACATTACCGCACAAAAAGAATTTGGTAAAAATTTTGATGCTTTAGATGATGATCAAAAGGCTGTGTTACAATCTCGCTTAACCCGCGAATATCGTGGTAGCAAAGTTGAAAATGGTGCGGTGCAATTATCTGATACTCGTCAACAAGCTATTGAAAAAACAGCACAATATTATATTTCCTTATACGGTGATGATCCGCAATTTAAACTCACTCGCGATCATTTTGCGATGAAAGATAACACTCTGCCGGCATTATCGGATCGTCAAGATTTAACCAAGTTTTTCTTCTGGACAGCTTGGACTGCTTCGGCTAATCGTCCAAATACAGATGCCACTTACACCAATAACTGGCCGCACGAACCACTCATTAATAATGTACCAACGGCAGAAAATATTATGTGGTCGATTGCCAGTATCGTTTTCTTGATCCTAGGGATTGGAATGATGGTTTGGGTGTGGGCATTCAAGAAAAAAGAAGATGAAAAAGATCCAACACCAGATGTGGTTGATCCGCTCACTAAAATTCAGCTTACCCCTTCACAAAAAGCCTTGGGTAAATATCTATTCACCGTGGTCGCATTATTCATTGCACAAGTTACCTTTGGTACAATCGTGGCCCATTACACGGTAGAAGGACAAGATTTCTACGGTATTCCACTTTCTGAATATTTACCTTATTCCTTAATTCGCACTTGGCACGTTCAAAGTGCATTATTCTGGATCGCAATGGCATTCTTAGCTGGTGGCTTATTCCTTGCGCCGATTATCAATGGTGGCAAAGATCCAAAATATCAAAAACTCGGTGTCGATATTCTATTTTGGGCGTTAGTTGTCTTAGTTGTGGGATCATTTACTGGTAGCTATTTGGCGATTGCGCACCAAATTCCAAAAGAACTGAGCTTTATGTTCGGTCATCAAGGCTATGAATTTATCGATCTCGGACGCTTCTGGCAGGCAGTAAAATATGCAGGTATTTTATTCTGGCTAGTCCTAATGCTACGCGGCACTATCAATGCCTTCAAACAACCTGGTGATAAAAACCTACTTGCCTTGTTCTTTGCTTCTGTTATCGCCATTGGTTTATTCTATGGCCCGGCCTTATTCTATGGCGAACACACTCATTTATCTGTGATGGAATATTGGCGTTGGTGGGTGGTACACCTTTGGGTTGAAGGTTTCTTTGAAGTATTCTCCGTGGCGGCACTTTCCTTTATTTTTGTGAGCTTAGGCTTGGTTTCACGCCGTACTGCAACCGTTTCCACTATTGCGTCAGCATCAATCTTCTTAATTGGCGGTATTCCTGGCACATTCCACCATCTGTATTTTGCAGGAGCAACCACGCCGATTATCGCTGTTGGTGCATCGTTCTCTGCGTTAGAAGTTGTACCACTCGTGTTACTCGGGTATGAAGCTTGGGAGCATTGGTCAATGCAACAAAAAGCACCTTGGATGGAACGCTTAAAATGGCCAATTTACTGCTTTGTCGCCGTGGCGTTTTGGAATATGTTAGGTGCTGGCGTATTTGGTTTCTTAATCAATCCACCTATCTCGCTTTACTATGTCCAAGGGCTAAACACAACGGCAGTACACGCACACGCTGCGTTATTTGGGGTTTATGGCTTCCTTGCTCTTGGCTTTGTGTTTCTCATCGTGCGTTACTTACGTCCAAGCATTCAATTTGACGACAAACTGATGAAATTTGGTTTCTGGAGTTTAAATATCGGCTTAGTCGTGATGATTATTTCAAGCCTTTTACCAATTGGCGTAATCCAAGCCCACGCCAATATGGTACACGGTTTATGGTATGCACGCGGTGAAGAATTTATGCAGCAAGATCTTTTCGTTACCCTACGCTGGGTGCGTATCCTAGGCGATGTGATTTTCGGCTTAGGCGCCCTTGCTTTCTTCTGGCAAATGGTGAAAATGGTTTTTGCAAGACAGAAATAA
- a CDS encoding IS3 family transposase (programmed frameshift), whose protein sequence is MTKYTQRFKQQVLDFYHQNGKNRSLTRQYFQLPQSTLARWIAKFNHNGINGLAVLGKKRYYSVEFKLKVIQAIKKGQCSAEAACFRFDIPSSGIISQWLQRFEKQGIDGLLLKPKGRPSMKLNSPKMPPTPKTEEERLRYRILELEAENTNAKKVAGTQPTKNAEKAVIVNALRSRFPLELLLRLIGLARSSFFYHLKPKSDKNVAISQKIEEIYRKNDENYGYRRITLELRKYLIINHKRVQAIMQRLGLKGKSKQKKYRSYQGKVGQIADNLLQRDFTATMPNEKWVTDITEFKCAEGKVYLSPIKDLFNNEIIAYNVARSPNFEQITRMLTQAVNRLAGEKPILHSDQGWQYQMMSYREILKKYGIKQSMSRKGNCLDNGAMESFFGRLKTECYFGKRFETFEQLEKVIHEYIHYYNNERIQVKLKGLSPVEYRTQSLN, encoded by the exons ATGACTAAATATACTCAACGTTTCAAACAACAAGTGCTCGACTTTTATCATCAAAATGGAAAAAACCGTTCGCTTACTCGCCAGTATTTTCAGCTTCCCCAAAGCACGTTAGCACGTTGGATTGCGAAATTTAATCATAATGGAATCAATGGATTAGCTGTGTTAGGTAAAAAACGATATTATTCTGTTGAGTTTAAATTAAAGGTTATTCAAGCTATCAAAAAAGGCCAGTGCTCCGCTGAAGCCGCCTGCTTTCGCTTTGATATCCCCAGTTCAGGGATAATTAGTCAATGGTTGCAACGCTTTGAAAAACAAGGTATAGATGGGTTATTACTCAAACCTAAAGGTCGTCCAAGTATGAAACTCAACTCACCTAAAATGCCACCAACGCCCAAAACAGAAGAAGAACGCTTGCGTTACCGAATTTTGGAATTAGAAGCGGAGAATACAA ATGCTAAAAAAGTTGCAGGAACTCAACCAACAAAAAATGCAGAAAAAGCCGTCATCGTAAATGCCTTACGCTCGCGTTTCCCGTTGGAATTGTTACTCAGGCTAATCGGATTGGCACGCAGTTCGTTCTTTTATCATCTCAAGCCAAAGTCGGATAAAAATGTAGCGATTTCACAGAAAATAGAGGAAATTTATCGCAAAAATGACGAAAATTATGGTTATCGTCGAATTACCTTGGAATTAAGGAAATACTTGATTATCAACCACAAAAGGGTGCAAGCGATAATGCAACGTTTGGGGTTAAAAGGAAAAAGTAAGCAGAAAAAATATCGTTCTTACCAAGGCAAAGTGGGACAAATTGCCGATAATCTGTTGCAACGGGATTTTACGGCAACGATGCCGAATGAGAAGTGGGTAACGGATATCACCGAGTTCAAATGTGCGGAAGGCAAAGTGTATTTATCGCCGATTAAAGACTTGTTTAATAACGAAATTATTGCTTATAATGTGGCGAGAAGTCCGAATTTTGAGCAGATAACCAGAATGTTGACCCAGGCGGTGAACCGATTAGCGGGGGAAAAACCGATACTGCATTCCGACCAAGGATGGCAGTATCAAATGATGAGTTATCGGGAGATATTGAAAAAATACGGTATTAAGCAAAGTATGTCGAGAAAAGGCAATTGCCTTGATAATGGTGCGATGGAAAGCTTTTTCGGGCGATTGAAGACGGAATGTTACTTTGGCAAGCGGTTTGAAACCTTTGAACAGCTTGAAAAAGTGATTCACGAGTACATTCATTACTACAACAATGAGCGTATTCAAGTGAAGCTCAAAGGACTAAGCCCTGTGGAATACAGAACTCAGTCCTTGAATTAA
- a CDS encoding ABC transporter substrate-binding protein, with translation MKKQWYLCSLIFALGMSISAQAKEKLTLLLDWFVNPDHAAIIVAQQKGFFAENGLQVEIIEPADPSMPPKLVAAGQADLAVDYQPQLQMQVAEGLPLVRVGTLISTPLNSLVVLKDSGIEQIADLKGKKIGYSVSGFEDALLGAMLKSAHLSLNDVELVNVNWSLSPALFSGQVDAVIGAFRNFELNQMAIEKKPGKAFYPEEQGVPMYDELIVVANKNQLPAKKIRAFLTALEQASVYILNHPQQSWQAFVSYKPQDLDNELNRLAWRDTLPRLSLRPSALDNARYEKMAQFMQQQGLIKQIPKLSDYAIQVE, from the coding sequence ATGAAAAAACAATGGTATTTATGCAGTTTAATTTTCGCTTTAGGTATGAGCATTAGCGCGCAAGCTAAAGAAAAATTAACCTTATTGCTGGATTGGTTTGTCAACCCAGATCACGCTGCCATTATTGTGGCGCAGCAAAAAGGCTTTTTTGCGGAAAATGGGTTGCAGGTTGAGATTATCGAGCCTGCTGATCCTTCAATGCCGCCTAAATTAGTGGCAGCAGGGCAGGCAGATTTAGCGGTGGATTATCAGCCACAGCTGCAAATGCAAGTGGCAGAGGGTTTGCCGCTGGTGCGTGTTGGCACCTTAATTTCAACGCCGTTAAATAGCCTTGTGGTGCTAAAAGATAGCGGTATTGAACAAATTGCCGATTTAAAAGGGAAAAAGATCGGCTATTCCGTGAGCGGTTTTGAAGATGCGTTACTTGGCGCAATGCTGAAATCTGCCCACCTTTCTTTAAATGATGTGGAATTAGTGAACGTCAATTGGTCGCTTTCTCCCGCATTATTTAGCGGACAAGTCGATGCGGTAATCGGCGCATTTCGTAATTTTGAGCTAAATCAGATGGCGATAGAAAAGAAACCGGGCAAGGCGTTTTATCCAGAAGAACAGGGCGTGCCAATGTATGATGAATTGATTGTCGTGGCCAATAAAAATCAGCTTCCTGCGAAAAAAATTCGTGCATTTTTGACCGCACTTGAACAAGCCAGCGTTTATATCTTAAACCACCCACAACAAAGTTGGCAGGCGTTTGTGAGCTATAAACCGCAAGATTTAGACAACGAACTCAATCGCTTGGCTTGGCGTGATACCTTGCCACGTTTAAGTTTACGCCCAAGCGCTTTAGATAACGCTCGTTATGAGAAAATGGCACAATTTATGCAACAACAAGGCCTGATTAAGCAGATTCCTAAATTGTCTGATTATGCCATTCAAGTGGAATAA
- a CDS encoding ABC transporter permease encodes MFAWQSLFRALIMTLFFALCWQGAISIFAIPHYLLPEPVAVLNEVSSQWALLFMHAKITLWEILLGLVLGFLFGLLSALLLASSQTLSAFLLPILIASQAIPVFAIAPLLVLWFGYGIASKIAMTILIIYFPVTAACYDGLRNTPKQWLELAQTMGISSRQLLFKVRLPAALPALASGLRIAVSVAPIGAIVGEWVGSSQGLGYLMLQANARIQISLMFAALFILVVIALLLYFVIDKLLHRIIPWVCHLR; translated from the coding sequence ATGTTTGCGTGGCAAAGCCTATTTCGAGCATTGATAATGACCTTATTTTTCGCCTTGTGCTGGCAAGGGGCGATTTCAATTTTTGCGATCCCACATTATTTATTGCCTGAACCTGTTGCCGTGCTAAATGAAGTATCTTCACAATGGGCTTTATTATTTATGCACGCCAAAATTACTTTATGGGAAATTTTATTAGGGCTGGTGTTGGGGTTTTTATTTGGTTTGCTTTCTGCTTTATTGTTGGCTTCTTCACAAACACTTTCAGCCTTTTTATTGCCCATTTTAATTGCTTCGCAGGCGATTCCCGTTTTTGCCATTGCACCATTATTGGTGCTTTGGTTTGGTTATGGCATTGCATCAAAAATTGCGATGACCATTTTGATTATTTATTTCCCTGTTACCGCCGCCTGTTATGACGGCTTGCGTAACACCCCAAAGCAATGGTTAGAGCTGGCGCAAACAATGGGAATTTCATCAAGGCAATTATTATTTAAGGTTCGCTTACCTGCCGCTTTGCCTGCGTTAGCCTCGGGCTTGCGCATTGCGGTTTCTGTTGCCCCCATTGGGGCGATTGTGGGGGAATGGGTAGGATCATCACAAGGGCTTGGTTATTTAATGTTGCAAGCCAATGCACGAATTCAAATTAGTTTAATGTTCGCGGCGTTGTTTATTTTGGTGGTTATCGCACTCTTGCTGTATTTCGTGATAGATAAATTGCTTCACCGCATTATTCCTTGGGTCTGTCATTTACGTTAG
- the hxpB gene encoding hexitol phosphatase HxpB translates to MKFQAVIFDMDGVLIDSEPFWKQAGVEVFGQIGIPVSLQEMQELTGMPALGIVKTVYQRYQQMPVPVEEMVKRMNDCAISMILENKPLMPNVPETLEKLTALGCKLAVASASPRYLLEQITERCGIASYFQYLSSATELDYNKPHPQVYLHAAQQLGVESQACLGVEDSVLGMTAVKAASMRCAVIPAPVERKDPRWALADYQLEQLAQIPEICA, encoded by the coding sequence ATGAAATTTCAAGCAGTAATCTTCGATATGGACGGTGTTCTGATTGATTCCGAACCTTTTTGGAAACAAGCGGGCGTGGAAGTATTTGGGCAAATTGGTATTCCTGTTAGCTTGCAAGAAATGCAAGAACTCACGGGAATGCCAGCTCTTGGCATTGTCAAAACCGTTTATCAACGCTATCAACAAATGCCTGTTCCTGTTGAAGAAATGGTCAAACGAATGAATGACTGCGCCATTTCAATGATTTTAGAAAATAAGCCGTTAATGCCAAATGTGCCAGAAACCCTTGAAAAACTCACCGCACTTGGTTGTAAGCTGGCGGTTGCTTCCGCTTCGCCACGTTATTTATTGGAACAAATCACCGAACGCTGCGGCATTGCGTCTTATTTCCAGTATCTCTCATCAGCCACAGAATTAGATTACAACAAACCGCACCCGCAGGTTTATTTACACGCGGCACAACAATTAGGTGTTGAATCCCAAGCCTGTTTAGGCGTTGAAGATTCCGTGTTAGGAATGACTGCGGTAAAAGCCGCTTCAATGCGCTGCGCTGTTATCCCAGCTCCCGTTGAACGCAAGGATCCACGTTGGGCATTAGCGGATTATCAACTAGAACAGCTAGCTCAAATTCCTGAGATTTGTGCATAA